From Anaerohalosphaera lusitana, one genomic window encodes:
- the frr gene encoding ribosome recycling factor: MPVQNILAEHEDSMKKSIDFLHTELKGVRTGRASTGLVEHVRVDYYGSPTPLNQLATISTPDATSIVIKPFDPGSLKDIEKAIKVSDLGLPPIADGKVVRLSIPPLSGERREQLVQQVKQMGEQTKISIRNIRRDANKQLDDEEKSKDITEDDRDRGKKEVDEITKKYTEEVDSVVKAKSEEIMEQ; encoded by the coding sequence ATGCCAGTACAGAATATTCTTGCCGAACATGAAGACAGCATGAAGAAAAGTATCGATTTCCTGCATACTGAGCTAAAGGGTGTCAGGACGGGCAGGGCCTCGACCGGCCTGGTCGAACATGTGCGAGTGGACTACTACGGCAGCCCGACACCTCTGAATCAGCTTGCGACCATTTCTACGCCGGATGCGACCTCAATCGTCATCAAGCCCTTCGATCCGGGCAGCCTGAAGGATATAGAAAAAGCGATCAAGGTCAGCGATCTCGGTTTGCCGCCGATCGCGGACGGCAAGGTTGTGAGGCTGAGCATTCCTCCGCTGAGCGGAGAGAGGCGCGAGCAGCTTGTCCAGCAGGTAAAACAGATGGGCGAGCAGACAAAGATCAGTATTCGAAATATCCGCCGGGATGCCAACAAGCAGCTCGATGACGAAGAGAAGAGCAAGGATATTACAGAAGATGATCGTGACAGGGGCAAAAAAGAGGTTGATGAAATTACTAAAAAATACACTGAGGAGGTCGACAGCGTAGTTAAGGCCAAGTCAGAAGAAATTATGGAACAATAG
- the pyrH gene encoding UMP kinase produces the protein MSEIKYKRLLLKLSGETFCKPGEFGINGEYVERIAARIAALSKLGVEIAVVVGGGNFLRGEAFSEKSHIPRHTADYMGMLATVMNAAALQETLESIGQPTRVLSAIEVSAICEPFIRRRCLKHFEEGRVVILAGGTGNPFFSTDTCAALRAAELQADLLIKATKVDGVYTDDPMKNPDAKLLEEVSYTEVLQKGLKVMDPSAVSLCRDNNIPVVVLNIFQEGNITKVLKGERIGTVMG, from the coding sequence ATGTCAGAGATCAAGTACAAAAGACTGCTGCTCAAACTCTCCGGTGAGACCTTCTGCAAGCCCGGCGAGTTTGGTATCAACGGTGAATATGTTGAACGCATCGCTGCGAGGATTGCTGCACTTTCAAAGCTGGGAGTGGAGATCGCGGTAGTAGTGGGTGGAGGCAACTTCCTTCGGGGTGAAGCTTTTTCGGAAAAGAGCCATATTCCGCGGCATACGGCTGATTATATGGGTATGCTGGCAACGGTGATGAATGCTGCGGCGTTGCAGGAGACGCTGGAATCGATCGGTCAGCCTACGCGGGTACTCAGCGCGATCGAGGTGTCGGCAATATGCGAGCCTTTCATTCGCAGGCGCTGTCTGAAGCATTTTGAAGAGGGCAGAGTTGTGATACTGGCCGGCGGGACGGGTAATCCGTTCTTCTCGACCGATACGTGTGCGGCGCTGCGGGCGGCGGAGCTGCAGGCTGATCTGCTTATCAAGGCGACCAAGGTTGACGGTGTGTATACTGACGATCCGATGAAGAACCCGGATGCCAAGCTTTTGGAAGAAGTAAGCTATACTGAGGTGCTCCAGAAGGGGCTCAAGGTCATGGATCCGTCGGCGGTGAGTCTGTGCAGGGACAACAATATTCCGGTTGTGGTTCTAAACATATTCCAGGAAGGAAACATCACCAAGGTGCTCAAGGGAGAAAGAATCGGTACGGTTATGGGTTGA
- the tsf gene encoding translation elongation factor Ts, with the protein MAEISASQVMKLRKMSGQGMMDCKKALKEADGDLDKALEELRKKGLKTMAKRAGRETSEGIVLTQASDDGKTVAMGTLCCETDFVAKSEDFKSLAEKMSSVLLTVDGVEGAETIVESEVDGKKFSELITECVSKTGEKTEVVDFIRISLEKPGTIGTYTHFNNKIGAMVVVETSNDETAKAVEDVARDAAMHVSAINPVAVDRDSIDAETIERERAAAAEEVQNKPANIIDKIVDGKMNKFFKENCLVDQPFVKDDSKTVSEAVSEAAKAAGGEAKITRFIRFEIG; encoded by the coding sequence ATGGCAGAAATATCCGCTTCTCAAGTAATGAAACTCCGCAAAATGAGCGGACAAGGCATGATGGACTGTAAGAAGGCCCTGAAAGAGGCTGACGGCGACCTGGATAAGGCGCTGGAAGAGCTTCGCAAGAAGGGTCTTAAGACTATGGCCAAAAGAGCAGGACGCGAAACCTCTGAAGGTATCGTTCTGACTCAGGCAAGCGATGACGGCAAGACGGTTGCTATGGGTACGCTTTGCTGTGAGACCGACTTCGTTGCAAAGAGCGAAGATTTCAAGAGTCTCGCTGAAAAGATGAGCAGCGTTCTTCTTACTGTAGACGGCGTTGAAGGCGCAGAGACCATCGTCGAGAGTGAAGTTGACGGCAAGAAGTTCTCTGAGCTGATCACGGAATGCGTGAGCAAGACGGGTGAAAAGACGGAAGTTGTTGATTTTATCCGCATCAGCCTCGAAAAGCCGGGCACTATCGGCACGTATACGCACTTCAACAACAAGATCGGTGCTATGGTCGTTGTCGAGACAAGCAATGACGAGACCGCCAAGGCTGTTGAAGATGTTGCACGCGACGCTGCGATGCACGTTTCAGCTATCAATCCTGTAGCGGTTGACCGCGATTCCATAGATGCAGAGACCATCGAACGCGAGAGAGCAGCAGCGGCTGAGGAAGTACAGAACAAGCCAGCCAACATCATCGACAAGATCGTCGACGGCAAGATGAACAAGTTCTTCAAGGAGAACTGCCTTGTGGACCAGCCTTTCGTTAAGGACGACAGCAAGACTGTTTCCGAGGCTGTCAGCGAGGCGGCAAAAGCCGCAGGCGGTGAGGCTAAAATAACCCGCTTTATCCGATTTGAAATCGGCTAA
- the rpsB gene encoding 30S ribosomal protein S2, translating into MNKELARDLISAGVHFGHGVSRWNPKMKPFIYGKRSKIHIIDVKETLKGLILGKRLLVDVVSSGKDVVFVGTKRQAKQIVAEVAEDCGMHYVDERWLGGMLTNFKTIRSRLKRLDELETLEKTGEIASESKKQASRLKRELRKIRTNLGGVREMNRMPGAMVVVDAKKEHLALREAEKLGIATIGIIDTDSDPDAVDVAIPANDDSIKAIEILIRELGEAVKLGKTVVKPKDTDEARGKSKRRALASATAEQEQPAEAGTATAEPAAKPAEKPAEQPAEAPEAKPAPAVEPAEAQEPAKTEEAPKEEEKGAEEKQEG; encoded by the coding sequence GTGAATAAAGAACTGGCTCGCGACCTTATAAGTGCGGGCGTACACTTCGGACATGGCGTAAGCCGCTGGAACCCGAAAATGAAACCTTTCATTTACGGCAAGCGGAGCAAGATCCATATCATCGACGTCAAAGAAACCCTCAAAGGCCTTATCCTCGGTAAAAGACTGCTGGTGGATGTTGTGTCTTCAGGCAAGGACGTCGTATTCGTAGGCACCAAGCGTCAGGCCAAGCAGATCGTCGCGGAAGTCGCTGAAGATTGCGGCATGCACTATGTCGATGAACGCTGGCTCGGCGGTATGCTGACCAACTTCAAGACCATCCGTTCCAGGCTCAAAAGGCTCGATGAGCTCGAAACTCTTGAAAAGACCGGCGAGATCGCTTCTGAGAGTAAAAAGCAGGCATCACGCCTGAAGCGTGAACTTCGCAAGATCCGCACGAACCTGGGCGGCGTTCGCGAAATGAACCGCATGCCAGGCGCGATGGTCGTTGTAGATGCCAAGAAAGAGCATCTGGCACTTCGCGAAGCTGAAAAGCTCGGTATCGCGACGATCGGTATTATCGATACGGATTCGGACCCTGATGCTGTAGATGTTGCGATTCCTGCGAACGACGACTCGATCAAGGCTATCGAAATACTGATCCGTGAACTGGGTGAGGCTGTCAAGCTCGGCAAGACCGTTGTCAAGCCCAAGGATACCGACGAAGCTCGCGGTAAGTCCAAGAGGCGTGCTCTGGCGAGCGCGACTGCTGAGCAGGAACAGCCTGCAGAGGCAGGGACCGCGACAGCGGAACCGGCAGCTAAGCCTGCAGAAAAGCCAGCAGAGCAGCCCGCGGAAGCCCCAGAAGCAAAGCCCGCACCGGCTGTAGAGCCTGCAGAGGCGCAGGAACCTGCAAAGACCGAGGAAGCCCCTAAGGAAGAAGAAAAGGGTGCTGAGGAAAAGCAGGAAGGCTAA
- a CDS encoding RNA polymerase sigma factor: MLSNADIKLTREMTGSDMNACVQLACREPSALAHLYDRYYDRIFRFCVYRVGSRTVAEDICSAVWVSVAKSIKHFQGDGETDFRKWIYTIAVNEVNSYYRKTARRNRHLRLLAENADDEQLSEDSTYPQWRQVQKALKSLKTRQQSIIMLRFFEKMSFDEIAEIVGVRASTVRVTLHRSLKKLQKKLESQMEQK; the protein is encoded by the coding sequence ATGCTTTCCAACGCAGATATAAAGCTGACTCGTGAGATGACCGGCAGTGACATGAACGCGTGCGTTCAGCTTGCCTGTCGCGAGCCGTCCGCGCTCGCGCATCTTTACGACCGCTATTACGACCGGATTTTCCGCTTTTGCGTCTACCGGGTCGGTTCAAGGACTGTTGCGGAGGATATCTGCTCGGCTGTCTGGGTTTCGGTCGCGAAGTCGATAAAGCATTTTCAGGGCGATGGAGAGACCGATTTTCGCAAGTGGATATACACGATCGCGGTAAACGAGGTCAATTCGTACTACCGCAAGACCGCCAGACGCAATCGGCACCTGCGGCTGCTGGCGGAAAACGCAGACGATGAACAGCTCAGCGAAGACAGCACCTATCCGCAATGGCGGCAGGTGCAAAAGGCGCTGAAATCGCTGAAAACAAGGCAGCAATCCATAATAATGCTGAGATTTTTCGAGAAAATGTCATTCGACGAGATCGCCGAGATAGTCGGCGTCCGGGCGTCGACGGTGCGGGTGACCCTGCATCGCAGCCTGAAAAAGCTGCAGAAGAAGCTGGAATCACAAATGGAACAAAAATGA
- a CDS encoding carboxypeptidase regulatory-like domain-containing protein: MKTPERKFEDRIARLELDDQPRQAFSSELRSRMLAEFASAPAPRGFRKVWRQIMTSPITKYAAAAIFIAAVLTAVNLLANNETADRQNIATDPPTRTTDAAGARPEDTPEKDIAAKDQPDAGEDQLELAARFYANHDVDGLIDLLETGSEDAKTASAAYLADLGSDKAIKPLQKAAQNYTGDSPNPFAAAAEKLQKKQPEPQPNSLSDETVNKSARDDTTTAKSESNKDATENKITNPQKGRLVRVLVTEKQTGLPLEKATVWVEASGSAAWTNSDGRCDLRWKRDEDEVLKVWARKNGFVRMLFCLTEENSPGVEPLEVVYEMEPASTIGGIILNERDEPIANVHVTVEINHEEHLDSPEIDVYEEVKSNSNGKWEFSGVPAELQLIEFTLKHSNYQTSERGTTVAQDFAALRNREYKMDLEDKYTLSGLVVNENGSPIPNARVQLGAYYFNRDRKHRMYTDQSGRFKFDDIEIRKSERMQFVTVSADGYAPDLKKVSFKKPNAEVKFVLKPGNTIHGRVVDPDGNPISEAKVSAGKWRNEWYHDLQSLDWKTKTDATGRFAWKDAPPDQIELIVEADGYLKREIEGITPSENGYEFVIHPQIRVHGKVVNWQTGQPIRNFSIRRHQGHSIHSSEDVRSSDGCFETKFTEGESFKITVLAEGCKPLTSREVTLGEQDVELVFEMVADSGIDCQVLNMDGEPVAGVRAILLQSALYMINNEFNESRLRYHPNIVTDSDGQFHFDPVEGDYEIVIVHDSGYAHLHSRELPNGGHGDIITLRPYARIRGSYYEGAKPAAKKNIGVDYPYSIVPREDFLNLRYSATTDEDGQFEFDGLFAGKARILVEPRVEVDVEAGKTHEVVLGGTGFTIKGQVLDVNGDPFGYETGRGSLNIEQVFTADAIPSDEIPVPTGVESMSFLDTMKWFGSFISSQEGKEWRTRIERHYAFDRNYSVIKLNEDGIFQQPNFLPGRYRLTFSAEPWADSTFDRYVPDYGNEFMKASAIIEVPEYESIEELDTPIDIGTLHCRPAPLEPGQKAPYFEVPALKKSGLIRSSDYYGKHVVLTFTNPYLNIDQPEKMATLKPALEGISARNDVQIINVAAELVPWQYMREKMIKDCTLPGIYGRTPNNRSKIAFDYDSSGLPYTVIIGPDGRIVAVDVQPGEIAGYLETADIY, translated from the coding sequence ATGAAGACGCCCGAGCGAAAATTTGAAGATCGCATAGCCCGGCTCGAACTCGACGATCAGCCGCGCCAGGCGTTCAGCTCCGAGCTTCGCAGCCGGATGCTCGCCGAGTTCGCCTCCGCGCCCGCCCCGAGAGGTTTTCGTAAGGTCTGGAGGCAGATAATGACAAGCCCGATCACAAAATACGCAGCCGCCGCTATCTTCATAGCAGCCGTACTCACCGCCGTAAACCTGCTTGCAAACAACGAAACCGCGGATCGTCAGAACATCGCAACCGACCCGCCGACCCGCACCACCGACGCCGCCGGGGCCCGGCCCGAAGATACGCCGGAAAAAGACATCGCAGCAAAAGACCAGCCCGACGCTGGCGAGGACCAGCTCGAACTCGCAGCCCGATTCTACGCCAACCACGACGTCGATGGCCTGATCGACCTACTAGAAACCGGCAGCGAAGACGCAAAAACCGCCTCCGCCGCCTACCTCGCAGACCTCGGCAGCGACAAAGCAATAAAACCCCTGCAAAAAGCCGCCCAAAACTACACCGGCGACAGCCCAAACCCCTTCGCAGCAGCAGCAGAAAAACTGCAAAAAAAGCAACCAGAACCCCAGCCCAACAGCCTGTCAGATGAGACCGTCAACAAATCAGCTAGAGATGATACAACCACCGCCAAATCAGAGAGTAATAAGGACGCGACCGAAAACAAAATCACCAACCCCCAAAAAGGCCGCCTCGTCCGAGTCCTCGTAACAGAAAAACAAACCGGCCTGCCTCTGGAAAAGGCTACTGTCTGGGTCGAAGCTTCTGGGTCAGCCGCCTGGACGAATTCGGACGGCCGATGTGACCTTCGCTGGAAGCGAGATGAAGATGAGGTTCTAAAGGTCTGGGCGCGTAAAAATGGCTTTGTGCGAATGCTGTTCTGTTTGACTGAAGAAAACTCACCTGGCGTCGAACCATTAGAGGTCGTGTACGAAATGGAACCGGCTAGCACTATAGGCGGGATAATTCTAAATGAAAGAGATGAGCCGATTGCCAATGTACACGTTACAGTTGAAATCAATCATGAGGAACATTTAGACAGTCCCGAAATCGATGTATACGAAGAGGTTAAATCTAACAGCAATGGAAAATGGGAATTTAGCGGTGTACCGGCTGAGCTGCAATTGATCGAGTTTACATTGAAGCATTCCAACTATCAGACTTCTGAGCGAGGTACTACCGTTGCCCAGGATTTTGCAGCGCTGCGTAACCGAGAATACAAAATGGATTTGGAGGACAAATATACTCTAAGCGGTCTTGTAGTAAATGAAAACGGCAGTCCAATTCCGAATGCACGAGTTCAATTAGGTGCCTATTATTTTAACAGAGACCGTAAGCATCGAATGTATACGGATCAAAGTGGCCGATTCAAATTTGATGACATAGAAATTCGTAAGTCGGAGCGAATGCAATTTGTGACAGTTTCAGCGGACGGTTATGCACCTGACCTTAAAAAAGTTAGTTTTAAAAAGCCCAATGCCGAAGTAAAGTTTGTTCTGAAGCCGGGCAATACTATTCACGGCCGAGTTGTAGACCCGGATGGCAATCCCATCTCGGAAGCAAAGGTAAGTGCGGGTAAATGGCGAAATGAATGGTATCATGACCTGCAAAGCCTGGACTGGAAAACCAAGACAGATGCCACTGGCAGGTTCGCGTGGAAAGATGCACCTCCGGATCAGATAGAACTCATAGTAGAAGCTGATGGTTATTTGAAGCGGGAGATAGAAGGCATTACACCTTCTGAAAATGGGTACGAGTTTGTCATTCACCCACAAATAAGAGTCCACGGCAAAGTGGTGAACTGGCAGACCGGGCAACCGATTAGGAATTTTTCTATTCGCAGACATCAAGGCCATTCGATTCACAGTTCGGAAGATGTGCGATCATCCGATGGCTGTTTCGAAACAAAATTCACCGAAGGCGAAAGCTTCAAAATTACGGTACTAGCTGAAGGTTGCAAGCCGTTGACCTCGAGAGAAGTCACCCTCGGTGAACAGGACGTTGAACTTGTATTTGAAATGGTAGCGGATTCCGGGATTGATTGTCAGGTGCTAAATATGGATGGTGAACCAGTGGCAGGGGTCCGAGCCATCCTGCTCCAGTCAGCTCTTTACATGATAAATAATGAGTTTAATGAGAGTCGCTTGAGATATCATCCAAATATAGTCACTGACAGTGACGGACAGTTTCACTTTGATCCTGTAGAAGGCGACTATGAAATCGTAATAGTTCACGACTCCGGTTATGCGCACCTGCATTCTAGGGAACTGCCAAATGGCGGGCATGGTGACATTATTACGCTAAGACCGTATGCAAGGATTAGAGGCTCTTACTATGAGGGGGCAAAGCCAGCAGCTAAGAAAAACATTGGGGTGGATTATCCATACAGTATTGTTCCCAGGGAGGATTTTCTTAACTTGCGGTATTCTGCAACAACTGATGAGGATGGGCAGTTTGAATTTGATGGTCTTTTTGCGGGTAAAGCGCGTATACTGGTTGAGCCTAGAGTTGAAGTCGATGTTGAAGCGGGCAAAACGCATGAGGTTGTTCTCGGCGGAACTGGCTTTACGATTAAAGGCCAGGTACTGGATGTAAATGGCGATCCCTTTGGTTACGAAACTGGTAGAGGTAGTCTGAACATAGAGCAGGTCTTTACCGCAGATGCAATTCCATCAGATGAAATCCCTGTGCCGACAGGCGTCGAATCAATGAGTTTTCTTGATACTATGAAATGGTTCGGTAGTTTCATTAGTTCGCAAGAAGGAAAAGAGTGGCGTACCAGAATTGAGCGGCATTACGCTTTTGATAGAAACTATTCAGTCATAAAGCTGAACGAAGATGGAATATTTCAGCAGCCAAACTTTTTGCCCGGCCGTTATCGCTTGACATTTTCTGCAGAACCTTGGGCAGATAGTACTTTTGACAGGTACGTTCCGGACTACGGCAACGAATTCATGAAAGCTTCCGCCATCATCGAAGTGCCGGAATACGAATCAATAGAAGAGCTAGACACCCCCATTGACATTGGAACCCTGCACTGCCGTCCGGCGCCGCTTGAACCCGGACAGAAGGCTCCATATTTTGAAGTCCCTGCCCTGAAAAAGTCCGGTTTGATCAGATCAAGTGACTACTATGGTAAGCATGTGGTTCTTACATTCACGAATCCCTACTTGAACATTGATCAGCCGGAAAAAATGGCTACCCTTAAGCCCGCTCTCGAGGGAATTAGTGCTCGTAATGATGTTCAGATTATCAATGTCGCGGCGGAGCTTGTTCCCTGGCAGTACATGCGAGAAAAAATGATAAAGGACTGCACCCTTCCAGGTATTTATGGCAGGACGCCGAATAATCGTTCCAAAATCGCATTCGATTATGACAGCAGTGGTCTGCCGTACACAGTAATCATCGGGCCGGATGGGCGGATTGTTGCGGTAGATGTTCAGCCTGGCGAGATTGCGGGGTATTTGGAGACTGCGGATATTTATTGA
- a CDS encoding RNA polymerase sigma factor: protein MQTETKIEHDFDSVVQQARTDAPALGRLYDRYHRPIYRFCMHRVNCRTAAEDIASTAWLAVARQIRTFDGTTETEFRRWLYAIAINQVNTYFRKKNSSKRRLKIVAQTAPDTADEPAVEQDFSAVHSAICQLKPICQTIVTLRFFEDMSFEEIAAIVGKRTATVRVMLHRSLKKLNRILENHYGEDR from the coding sequence ATGCAGACAGAGACGAAAATCGAACACGATTTTGACAGCGTAGTACAGCAGGCCCGCACGGATGCGCCGGCGCTTGGGCGGCTGTACGACCGCTATCATCGTCCGATCTACCGGTTCTGCATGCACCGGGTCAACTGCCGAACCGCCGCCGAGGACATCGCTTCCACGGCCTGGCTCGCGGTCGCCCGACAGATACGCACCTTCGATGGCACCACCGAAACCGAGTTCCGCCGCTGGCTCTACGCCATCGCCATCAACCAGGTCAATACGTATTTTAGAAAGAAAAACAGTTCAAAACGGCGACTGAAGATCGTCGCCCAGACAGCACCGGACACAGCCGACGAACCAGCCGTTGAGCAGGACTTTTCAGCCGTTCACTCAGCCATATGTCAACTAAAGCCTATCTGCCAGACCATTGTCACGCTGCGGTTCTTTGAGGATATGTCCTTCGAAGAGATCGCCGCCATCGTGGGCAAACGGACAGCAACCGTACGCGTGATGCTGCACCGAAGTCTGAAAAAACTCAACCGAATACTCGAAAACCACTACGGGGAAGATCGATGA
- a CDS encoding mechanosensitive ion channel family protein — MAFWEKIKEAFDLQAVLEAAGGILVTVILALIAQLIFSKLLDRLENRLIKKNEVEGEPPSESAKRIGTLIKLIKRGVYIAVWVVALVIVLGELNVEIGPILAGAGILGLAVGFGAQNLVRDVISGFFIILENQIRVGDVAIINGTGGLVEQINFRTTVLRDLSGVVHVFPNGTINTLANMTNEWSAHVFNIGVAYKENTDRVTEVIKQVCAEMREDPEFGPAMIGEEEIFGVDSFGDSAVMIKGRIKTKPILQWKTGREFNRRIKLAFDEKDIEIPFPHVSLYAGEATKPFDLQVLQKTKENASD, encoded by the coding sequence ATGGCATTTTGGGAAAAGATCAAAGAAGCATTCGACCTCCAGGCAGTTCTAGAAGCTGCAGGCGGAATTCTCGTTACGGTTATACTGGCCCTGATCGCTCAACTGATATTCTCAAAGCTGCTCGATCGGCTCGAAAATCGCCTGATCAAGAAAAACGAGGTAGAGGGCGAACCGCCCAGCGAATCCGCCAAACGCATCGGAACGCTCATAAAGCTCATCAAGCGAGGCGTCTATATTGCCGTCTGGGTTGTCGCCCTGGTCATAGTGCTCGGCGAACTTAATGTCGAGATAGGCCCCATCCTTGCCGGTGCCGGTATCCTGGGCCTGGCCGTAGGTTTCGGTGCACAGAACCTCGTCCGTGACGTCATCAGCGGCTTTTTCATCATCCTCGAAAACCAGATCCGCGTCGGCGACGTCGCAATTATCAACGGCACCGGCGGCCTGGTCGAACAGATCAACTTCCGCACCACCGTCCTCCGCGACCTCTCGGGCGTTGTGCACGTATTCCCCAACGGCACCATAAACACCCTCGCCAACATGACAAACGAATGGTCCGCCCACGTCTTCAACATCGGCGTCGCATATAAGGAAAACACCGACCGCGTCACCGAGGTCATCAAGCAGGTCTGCGCCGAAATGCGTGAGGACCCCGAATTCGGCCCCGCAATGATCGGTGAAGAGGAAATTTTCGGCGTCGACAGCTTCGGCGACAGTGCCGTCATGATCAAGGGCCGCATAAAGACCAAGCCCATCCTGCAGTGGAAGACCGGCCGGGAATTCAACCGCCGCATCAAGCTCGCATTCGACGAAAAAGACATCGAGATCCCGTTCCCCCACGTCTCACTCTACGCCGGCGAAGCCACAAAACCCTTCGACCTCCAAGTGCTCCAAAAGACAAAAGAAAACGCCAGCGACTGA
- the lpxB gene encoding lipid-A-disaccharide synthase has product MKKRIFISACEPSAELHCANLIDTVNAKVAANENAYDHVTEIEWVGLGGEKMSSAGCELIENTVSRAAMIYNVFGQIGWYWKLIGRVKRYFKENKVDLCIVCDSPAFNFHIARAAKKAGTKVMFYVAPQLWAWAPWRIGKLRRLCDKLACILPFEKDWFAARGVDAEFVGNPLLDELDGNIREAYKNYFDYEPGTANVALLPGSRDAEIETLWPAMQDVGLMLREKWPGVRFTTAAVSEEKLAALKEMQFEEFECEYVIDDVPGLARRSDMAMVASGSATLQVAAAGCPMVIMYQSNPWMWHLIGRWLIRTRHLSLVNILAKREAAPEYMPYFRDIEPIYERCVGLLSSKSRLNRMSSDMIGIAEPMAKTHTASRVAELAIEMLQ; this is encoded by the coding sequence ATGAAAAAACGGATTTTTATCAGTGCATGCGAGCCGAGTGCGGAGCTGCACTGCGCGAATTTGATAGATACGGTTAACGCGAAGGTCGCTGCGAACGAGAACGCCTACGATCACGTCACGGAGATCGAGTGGGTCGGGCTGGGCGGTGAGAAGATGAGCAGCGCGGGCTGCGAGCTGATCGAGAACACGGTCAGCCGGGCCGCGATGATATACAACGTGTTCGGACAGATCGGGTGGTACTGGAAGCTGATCGGCCGGGTCAAGCGGTATTTCAAGGAGAACAAGGTCGACCTGTGCATCGTGTGCGATTCGCCCGCGTTCAATTTTCACATTGCGCGGGCGGCGAAGAAGGCAGGCACGAAGGTGATGTTCTATGTCGCGCCGCAGTTGTGGGCATGGGCGCCGTGGCGGATCGGCAAGCTGCGGAGGCTGTGCGATAAGCTGGCGTGCATACTGCCGTTCGAGAAGGACTGGTTCGCGGCGCGCGGCGTGGATGCGGAGTTCGTGGGCAACCCGCTGCTCGATGAGCTGGATGGGAATATCCGCGAGGCGTACAAGAATTACTTCGACTATGAGCCGGGGACCGCGAATGTGGCGTTGCTGCCGGGGTCGCGGGATGCGGAGATCGAGACGCTTTGGCCGGCGATGCAGGACGTAGGGCTGATGCTGCGTGAGAAGTGGCCGGGCGTGCGGTTTACGACAGCGGCGGTGAGCGAGGAAAAGCTGGCGGCGCTCAAGGAGATGCAGTTCGAGGAATTCGAGTGCGAGTACGTGATCGACGATGTGCCGGGATTGGCGAGGCGGAGCGATATGGCGATGGTGGCGAGCGGGTCGGCTACGCTGCAGGTCGCGGCGGCGGGGTGTCCGATGGTGATCATGTATCAGTCGAACCCGTGGATGTGGCATTTGATCGGGCGGTGGCTGATACGTACGAGGCACCTGTCGCTGGTGAATATACTCGCCAAGCGCGAGGCCGCGCCGGAATACATGCCGTACTTTCGCGATATCGAGCCGATATACGAGCGGTGCGTGGGGCTGCTGTCGTCGAAGAGCCGGCTGAACCGCATGAGCTCGGACATGATCGGAATAGCAGAGCCGATGGCGAAAACACACACCGCCAGCAGGGTCGCTGAGCTGGCGATCGAGATGCTGCAGTAA